Proteins encoded in a region of the Quercus lobata isolate SW786 chromosome 8, ValleyOak3.0 Primary Assembly, whole genome shotgun sequence genome:
- the LOC115954824 gene encoding UDP-glycosyltransferase 76B1-like, with protein MENQIDTQMEQRKGRRLVLFPLPFQGHINPMLLLATILHSKGFSITIIHTNFNSLNPSNFPNFTFHSIQDGILESEASSKDVLALAKLLNTKCVEPFRDCMVKLLSDVSEETISCLISDAFFYFTQAVADSLRLPRVVLRTGGLSSFVVFDAFPLLRERGYFPIQDSQLEEPVAELPPLKVKDLPVMDNVDPDSFYEIIAGMVNESKASSGIIWNSFEELEQSELDTLRQEFPNPIFPIGPFHKYYLTSSSSSLLAQDQSSISWLDKQAPKSVIYASFGSLAALSEAQFLEIAWGLANSNQPFLWVVRPGLVRGSEWLEPLPSGFLETLNGRAHIIKWAPQLEVLAHPAVGAFWTHSGWNSTLESICEGVPMICMPCFTDQKVNAKYVSQVWKVGLQLENGSDRLEIERCIRRLMVEKEGEEIRDRISKLKEKAKFCLQQGGSSLQNLDSLVSHISKLESFVFHSQ; from the exons ATGGAGAACCAAATAGACACCCAAATGGAGCAAAGGAAGGGCCGCAGATTGGTACTTTTTCCATTGCCATTCCAAGGCCATATAAACCCTATGCTACTACTTGCAACCATTCTTCACTCCAAAGGCTTCTCCATCACCATAATACACACAAACTTCAACTCTCTCAACCCTTCAAACTTTCCCAACTTTACATTCCACTCCATCCAAGATGGCATCTTGGAATCTGAAGCCTCTTCAAAAGATGTTTTAGCTCTTGCTAAACTCCTCAACACCAAATGTGTAGAGCCTTTCCGGGATTGCATGGTTAAGCTCTTGTCTGATGTCTCAGAGGAAACTATTTCTTGTTTAATCTCAGATGCCTTCTTTTACTTCACTCAAGCTGTTGCTGACAGTCTTAGGCTCCCGAGGGTTGTTTTGAGGACTGGTGGTCTTtcctcttttgttgtttttgatgcATTTCCACTGCTAAGGGAAAGGGGTTACTTTCCCATACAAG ATTCTCAATTAGAAGAGCCAGTGGCAGAGCTTCCACCTCTCAAAGTCAAAGACCTCCCAGTGATGGACAATGTGGACCCTGattcattttatgaaattataGCTGGCATGGTCAATGAAAGCAAGGCCTCTTCAGGAATCATTTGGAACTCCTTTGAAGAGCTTGAGCAGTCTGAACTTGACACATTGCGCCAAGAATTTCCAAATCCAATCTTCCCAATAGGCCCATTTCACAAATACTATCTAACCTCTTCTTCAAGTAGCTTGTTAGCCCAAGACCAAAGTTCCATTTCCTGGCTAGACAAACAAGCTCCTAAATCTGTAATCTATGCAAGCTTTGGGAGCTTAGCGGCCTTAAGTGAAGCCCAATTTTTGGAGATTGCTTGGGGGCTAGCCAATAGCAATCAGCCCTTCTTGTGGGTGGTTCGACCTGGATTAGTCCGTGGCTCGGAATGGCTCGAACCATTGCCAAGTGGGTTCCTTGAGACATTGAATGGAAGGGCTCATATTATAAAATGGGCTCCTCAGCTGGAAGTGCTGGCCCACCCAGCTGTAGGTGCATTTTGGACTCACAGTGGTTGGAATTCAACATTGGAGAGTATATGTGAGGGGGTCCCTATGATTTGTATGCCTTGTTTCACCGACCAAAAGGTAAATGCCAAGTATGTTAGCCAAGTTTGGAAGGTTGGTCTGCAGCTAGAGAATGGATCGGACAGATTGGAGATAGAGAGGTGCATTAGAAGATTGATGGTGGAGAAAGAAGGGGAGGAGATTAGAGACAGAATTTCAAAGTTGAAGGAGAAGGCAAAATTTTGCCTGCAACAGGGTGGTTCTTCACTCCAAAACTTGGACAGCTTGGTTAGTCATATTTCTAAACTAGAATCATTTGTCTTCCATTCTCAGTGA